The sequence AGCAATCTCCTTGCCGATTCCCCGGCCTGCTCCGGTTACAATAACGGTCAAATTTTCAAAATTCATAATTGCCCACTCCATTCTTCATTTATGCCTATAAATGTAATATATCCCCTGTATCCGCATAAGGGAAACAGAGGATATTGAGAATAAACCTGCTCTGCTTAAAAATGTTTGAACCTAACGTTCTTCCATAAAGGAATAATGGGGTTCCCGCTTGAAACCATGATACCTGGTGCCTTGAAAGGTTAGGCGCCCCCGGTCCCGCTCGGCGCTGACGCCGTATTCGTTCCCGTTAACCTTGAACTCCACCCGCTCTCCGTCTGCCAGCTCAAAGGTCAAATAGTGGATCATCACCGCACGGGCGATGTTACCGTCATCCTGAGGCTTTTGTCTGATCTCGCTGCGCTTAGCCACTATGCGGGCAGGAACGGTAAGCACAGGCAGACGGCTGTTCCTGAACCATCCAAGCAGTCCTTTCCCGGCTGACAAGGCGATTATGCCTGCCATCACGACGACAAAGATCGGCAATACCGTGCCCGCAAAATCAAACATCCAGGATGGGTCCGGTCCCAAATTCATAGCGATTCCTCCTCGCCTCCCGTATTTCGCCCGCAAGTCAACCGGCCAACCCGGGCATCCCTACATTATATGCTTTTACTTTTGCGGCATACTTACTGCTTAAGACATATACGCATACAACGAGGATTTTAATCCAAACTAAAAAGACCGCACGCTCTCCCGGATTTCAGGAAAACTTGCGGTCTTAAACCTTGGGTCCAATGATTAGATTATGCATGCACCAGGTTCAAGAAGTTTTTGGTTTCATCTTCTTGCTCCGGAATCATGCCGTTCTCAGCCCAACAGGCTCTGCATTGTTCTTCAGTCTGGCATTGGTGGGCATCTTCACAGGTGTAGCACAGCTGCAGCAGGTTTTTGGTTACAAAATCCGTTTCAAATGTTTTCATTATAATCTCTCCTGTCGATTGTTTAGTTTGTGAAAAAAAGAACTTGTTCTCTATGTGTTAAATATATCACAGGGGATTTGATGATAATGTGATTTTTTTCACATTTAAAAGAAAATTTTAAATAATTTTTGTATTGTTTATTTTAGACTATTTAAAAAGCGCGCGAACCCCTATCTTTTCAGATTTGGAACGCACGCCTTCTTTACTGAACGCGCCAATTGACACCGCCATTCGTTGTTTGCAAAAGAATCGACCGCTTGTTATCGCTCTTTTCAATCAGCAGCCAACCGACCTCTTTCGAGATAAATTGAAGCTTGACGATCTCCGGATACTCGGTAAGCATGGATTGAAGCACATCGCTGGACGGGAGTACTTTCCAGTCTTTTCCCTGGTTGGTCGTGTGATAAACAAGATTCCCATTCAGCATCCAGCCAAGGTCCGCATCCAGAAAGGTCGGGGGCACATCTTCATTCATTCCCGTCCGGACGCCGAGATGAAGCGGAGAATACATCCATTTTTCTCCTCCATCCGTTGTAAACAAGCCATCGTAGAATGTCCCTTCGACGCCTTTCTTGCTGCCGGCTACCGATATCCATCCGCTAGTAGTACCGAAAAATTCAGGTTGTCCCAGCTTAACCGTATCATAATTCTTGAAAGCGTCAGCGGAAGCAAAGGTGTTATCTTCCTGCCAGCTGGCTCCGCCGTCCACGGTGTGGTACAGCTTTGGAGTCTTGGATTTATTCAGTGTGACCAGGCCATGCTCGCGATCCCGAAATACCATACCACCGGTAACGCCAACCACCGGAATCGCCGGATGGAGGGATTTCGGAGAATATTGATCATTTTGCATAACCGTCTTCCAGGTAGCTCCTCCATCTTCGGTCATATATAGCGCCTTGCTCTCCCCGCTCCCCTCGGAGTCCCAGGTGGCCAACAGCCAGCCCTTTAACGGAGAAGCGAAATATGCGGATGAAATCCTGCCTCCTTGATTGAGAGAAGAAATTTTCCAGCTCTTTCCTCCATCCTTGGTCCGCAGCACAGTAGTTTCCATCATTCCGAAAGCCTGCCGTATAATCCACCCGTTCCCGGGATCTGTGAAAAAGATGTCCTGCCCGTAGACGGGATTGGATGAGAACTGGACGGCCGAAGCGGGAGAAATATTGGTCCATGTCTTTCCGCTGTCCCGGGTTAAATACAAACGCAATGCATTTTTGGTTACGCCCCAAGCCAGTCCCTCCGACTCGCCGAGCAGTTGAAAGTCAGTAAGCCTTGTCTGAATTTGGTATTTCGATTTTTTTGCAGAGTAAATGTTGCCGGCATCCGGTGTAATCAGGGTAATCGTCTGCCCTTCCTCAGGCGGCTCCGTCGGCTTCAGCTGCGGCTTCGTTTCCGGCGGGGGAGACGAACACGATGCCACGGTCAGCGCAGCCAGCAGAACGACCAGCAGAACGATGAGTAACTTCCTATAATGTTTCAGGCGTACAGCCGGAAAAGGCAATGCTCTCTCTCCTTTCGGCGTTGATAGAAGTATCCTCGTCTGATTATACGCTTCCCGTAACACCAACGGCAAATATGCTTTGATGCCCTAAAGCGGCCCGGAAAAGTCCAACTACCCGCTGCGGTTCTCTCTAACACTTCCACCCATTTCATGACAAGTGTCGACATACATAAACAAAAAAATCGAGCTGTTTCCCCAATTTTCGTTGTCAGTCTCGGTTATTATTGGGTAATGGATTAAAAAGAACGATCTTGAAAAGACTAACGAATGAAGATATGATGGTTAAGATTGGACACAAAAATTTCACACCATTCGAAGGAGATGGAACTATGGCCCCCCCTTTCAAACCAAATCGAGTTGTCGTTATCGGTACCGGAGCAGTCGGTACAACGACAGCCTACACCCTGCTGCTGCGCCGCCGCATGCCTGAACTTGTACTCATTGATGTTAATCACCAAAAGGCGCTTGGCGAAGCGCTCGATATGAACCACGGCATGCCTTTTGCGGGTGGTGTAAAATTGTGGGCCGGAACCTACGAAGACTGCCGGGATGCGGATATTATTATCGTCACCGCAGGCGCTTCACAGAAGCCTGGCGAAACACGCATTGATCTTCTGCGCAAGAACATTTCAATCTTCCGGGATATTATCCAAAAGATTACGAAATATAATTCGCACGCCATTTTACTAATTGCAACTAATCCGGTCGATATTCTCGCTTACGCCACGCTGGAAATCAGCGGCTTCGACCGCAGACGCGTTATCGGTTCCGGGACTGTGCTGGACAGCGCCCGTTTCCGTTACCTGATCGGGAAGCATAAAGAGATCGACCCGCGTAGCATTCACGGTTCCATCATCGGCGAGCACGGCGACTCCGAGGTTCCCGTATGGAGCCTTGCCAACATCAGCGGCGGCATCGAGCTCGGCTTTAACGATGAAGCCCGGGAAGAAATTTACCAAAATACGAAAAACGCCGCTTATGAAATTATTAACGCCAAAGGAGCAACGTCTTACGCCATCGCGCTCGCGCTGGACCGGATCGTAGAAGCCATCCTCAGCAACGAAGGAGCCGTGCTGAACGTTTCTACACTCCTGAACAACTATAACGGCGTGTCAGATGTATTCCTCGGTGCTCCATGCATTGTGGACCGTTCCGGGGTTCGCGAAGTGCTGAAGATGCCGCTGAGCGAAGAAGAGCAAGCGCTGTTCCAGCAATCTGCCGAGAAGCTTAAGGCCGAAATCGCGAAGCTGGAGCTGTAAGTCAAACGGCGCTGCACCAAGCAGCATAAATAGAAGAAGCCGCCAAGCGTATAACTGCAAGGGGCTTCTTTTTTAACGTTCAATATAACAGATGATTGCCTATTCCTCGGTGGGTCCTTCTTCATCCCCTGCCCATTTTTTATCCAGAAGCCTGTCCGCCAACTGTGCAAAGGGCTCCGGCTGCAGCAGCTCCACAGGCGAAAATCCTTTGTCAAAAGTAAAAGAAGAGCCCTCAATCACAAGCGCATAGCGGTCGCCGAACGTGGCAATATGGACCTTGTCCCCATAATCCGCCAGGAACCCTTTGACATAGGTGTCGCCAATTTTGAATTTCAGTTCGATTTCCGGCTTGATATCAATAATCCGCGAAGCCGCCTCGATCACTTCCTCAGGCTCCCACTTATGCTGAATGTCGCGCTTCTCGCTTGCGGCCCAAAGCTCCAGATCACGCTCGGTCTGCTGTCGCTCTTCATGGGTCTCGTCCGGCCATTTGGTCTCCACGTAGCTCTGTACATACCCCATAACCTGGTCGTTCACAATTTCGGGAATCGACTGCTCATAGGTAACGAACTTCAGAAAATCCTCAAAGTAACGGGCATGCGAAGACTGGTGGATTTTTAGTTCCCATTCCTCGAACATGCCTTCCTCCAGCATATAAGGATATTGAATCGACTTCATGTTGCGGGCGCTGATCGCCATTTCTACCTCGCTAATCAGACTGCGCTCATCGGAAATACGGGCAATTTTGGACTCGAAATCGCATTTCATAATGAACACGAACGGGTCATCGCCATGGGTGCGCAGCACGGCTTGGGAAAGAATAAGCGCCCCTCCGCGAACGGCGCTCGTATCCAGATAACTTCGGACCAGATCGTCACCGAATTGATGGAAGGATTCCACATCTTCCGCCGCGCGCAGCCGCGTAAGCTGATTGAAGTTTGGATTACTGTCAAGGTCATATCCTGGCTCCACCAGAAAGCGTCCGATCTTGGTCGGCGCCTGCTCCGAGTTCGGATTTTTCTCCACCTTGCGCTTGACTATCCGTGAAAACTCCCCATCCAGAAACTTCTTGATGTCGCTATGCTCATACTCTTCCTCATCCAAAGTCTGGTAATGCTTGTACGATTTCGCGCCTTGCCCCTCATTTCCTTCCACTTGAATCACATAAAAGGACAGAAATTGGACATTGAATTTCATCTTCTGCAACCTCTTTCCTGTTCACCGTTCGTCGGCATGCTGTCATGTTATCTATTATAGCTGGAGCTGCAGGCGGGACATGGCCTCTTCTTTTTCCCTGTCCGTGATATGGGTGTACACCGTTGTCGTCTGTATGGAGGAATGTCCGAGCAGCTCCTGCACGGTCCGCAAATCCGCGCCCTTCCGCAGCAGCATCGTGGCAAAGGAGTGCCGCAATTTATGGCTGGAAAAAGAACGCCGGCGGGCAGCCGGAATTCCGCTCTGGAAGCGCTGAAAGGTCTCGGAAGCAATGCCCTGAATGGCCCGGATCGAGAGCCTGCGCCCTTTTTGCGAAATGAACATCGCCTCTTCCCTGCTTCCGCGCCACGGCGTCAGCCGTTCTGCAAGAGCAATGTCCAGGTAGGGAGCGACATCCCCGGGTACGGGAACATTCCGCCATTTCCGGCCTTTGCCGAACACGCGGAGCATGCGCCGCTCCGGATGATAGTCTCCCAGATTCAATGTATGTACCTCCCCGACGCGCAGACCCATATAAGCCATCAGCAAAAAAACGGCCAGATTCCGCTCTTTATATTTGCCGTCCACTTTTGCGAGAAACCGCCGAATGTCGTCCTCGTCCAGATAGACCGGCTCCCGGTTCTTCTCGGTCTTGGACTTTTTGATGCCCGCTGCGGGATTGCCGGTCAGCAGTTCAAGCTCAATCAGTGATTTGAAAAAGCAGCTAACGGAAGCGTGCTTGCGGTTCCTTGTCGTATCGCTGACTCCACGTTCGCGCATGGAGGTAAGGAAGGAGATTACGTGCAGCTTTTTGACGGTGTTCAGCGTTTTCCCGTTCAGACTGTTCAAGAACTGCCGCACATCGGCAAGATACGATTTCTGGGTATAGGCCGTGTAGCCCGCGTCCTTCATCCAGACGATAAAGGCTTCGAGTTCTTCTTC is a genomic window of Paenibacillus durus ATCC 35681 containing:
- a CDS encoding DUF3900 domain-containing protein — encoded protein: MKFNVQFLSFYVIQVEGNEGQGAKSYKHYQTLDEEEYEHSDIKKFLDGEFSRIVKRKVEKNPNSEQAPTKIGRFLVEPGYDLDSNPNFNQLTRLRAAEDVESFHQFGDDLVRSYLDTSAVRGGALILSQAVLRTHGDDPFVFIMKCDFESKIARISDERSLISEVEMAISARNMKSIQYPYMLEEGMFEEWELKIHQSSHARYFEDFLKFVTYEQSIPEIVNDQVMGYVQSYVETKWPDETHEERQQTERDLELWAASEKRDIQHKWEPEEVIEAASRIIDIKPEIELKFKIGDTYVKGFLADYGDKVHIATFGDRYALVIEGSSFTFDKGFSPVELLQPEPFAQLADRLLDKKWAGDEEGPTEE
- a CDS encoding tyrosine-type recombinase/integrase; translation: MDEALLGYEEELEAFIVWMKDAGYTAYTQKSYLADVRQFLNSLNGKTLNTVKKLHVISFLTSMRERGVSDTTRNRKHASVSCFFKSLIELELLTGNPAAGIKKSKTEKNREPVYLDEDDIRRFLAKVDGKYKERNLAVFLLMAYMGLRVGEVHTLNLGDYHPERRMLRVFGKGRKWRNVPVPGDVAPYLDIALAERLTPWRGSREEAMFISQKGRRLSIRAIQGIASETFQRFQSGIPAARRRSFSSHKLRHSFATMLLRKGADLRTVQELLGHSSIQTTTVYTHITDREKEEAMSRLQLQL
- a CDS encoding WD40/YVTN/BNR-like repeat-containing protein, giving the protein MPFPAVRLKHYRKLLIVLLVVLLAALTVASCSSPPPETKPQLKPTEPPEEGQTITLITPDAGNIYSAKKSKYQIQTRLTDFQLLGESEGLAWGVTKNALRLYLTRDSGKTWTNISPASAVQFSSNPVYGQDIFFTDPGNGWIIRQAFGMMETTVLRTKDGGKSWKISSLNQGGRISSAYFASPLKGWLLATWDSEGSGESKALYMTEDGGATWKTVMQNDQYSPKSLHPAIPVVGVTGGMVFRDREHGLVTLNKSKTPKLYHTVDGGASWQEDNTFASADAFKNYDTVKLGQPEFFGTTSGWISVAGSKKGVEGTFYDGLFTTDGGEKWMYSPLHLGVRTGMNEDVPPTFLDADLGWMLNGNLVYHTTNQGKDWKVLPSSDVLQSMLTEYPEIVKLQFISKEVGWLLIEKSDNKRSILLQTTNGGVNWRVQ
- a CDS encoding L-lactate dehydrogenase; the encoded protein is MAPPFKPNRVVVIGTGAVGTTTAYTLLLRRRMPELVLIDVNHQKALGEALDMNHGMPFAGGVKLWAGTYEDCRDADIIIVTAGASQKPGETRIDLLRKNISIFRDIIQKITKYNSHAILLIATNPVDILAYATLEISGFDRRRVIGSGTVLDSARFRYLIGKHKEIDPRSIHGSIIGEHGDSEVPVWSLANISGGIELGFNDEAREEIYQNTKNAAYEIINAKGATSYAIALALDRIVEAILSNEGAVLNVSTLLNNYNGVSDVFLGAPCIVDRSGVREVLKMPLSEEEQALFQQSAEKLKAEIAKLEL
- a CDS encoding DUF2500 domain-containing protein, with the translated sequence MNLGPDPSWMFDFAGTVLPIFVVVMAGIIALSAGKGLLGWFRNSRLPVLTVPARIVAKRSEIRQKPQDDGNIARAVMIHYLTFELADGERVEFKVNGNEYGVSAERDRGRLTFQGTRYHGFKREPHYSFMEER